Within bacterium, the genomic segment GAATCGTTTTGTGTCGGCTTTGAATCGCTTTGACGAAATTGCGAGCCGCCTCGAATTTCTGCGCCAACCACTGTTTGGTGTTGGTGTCAAGGTTGCGTTCCATAAACATTTCGCGATACTTGCGGCTGATTCGCAAATCGGGAACGGTCGCGTCGTTGAGATAGAGAAAGAATTGTTTTCCGGAGTCAAGCTCGACTATTCGATTCGGTGGTGCAGTATCACGCGGCTGCAAAGCAACCCAAATATCAGGGGTAACAAACTCCTGCACTTCGTTCCCAACACCGGGAATCGGTTGCAGCGCTTGGATTACCGCGAATATCTGTTTGGTTTCGTCTTCACTCCAACCGGTACTGATTTGTATCTGCTCGAAACGTCGCCGAGCGATTAGTTCAAAATGCTCGGTGAGTAGTTGAATCGCTTTCGAATAGACTAATCGATTGGGGTTTTGCGGCAGCAAGTCGTTCTTCTTGCGACGGAGCTGAATCAGCAACGATTCCTGCAACGTCCGGGCGAAGATTCCTGGAGGATCGTAGTCCTGCAAGCACTTCAGTACCCGTTCGACTTCTTCCGGTTCGACATCGAGTTTATTGGACAGAAAGTGGACAACATCGTTATCGAGATAGCCGCTCTGTTTTAAGGCGCCAAGTAATTGTTCACCGATTTCTCGGTCGGCGTCGGAGAGTCGAACATCCATCGATAACTGGTCGCGTAAGCTATCGAGAAAGTTGATTTCGGAATGGAATTGTTCTTGACGATCGGTATCTTCCTCAGCGTTATCGGAAAATGCTGGTAGTCCAAATTCACTGCCGACTTCTCCTCCAAAGACAGATGTCCAGTCGATTTC encodes:
- the rpoN gene encoding RNA polymerase factor sigma-54, which translates into the protein EIDWTSVFGGEVGSEFGLPAFSDNAEEDTDRQEQFHSEINFLDSLRDQLSMDVRLSDADREIGEQLLGALKQSGYLDNDVVHFLSNKLDVEPEEVERVLKCLQDYDPPGIFARTLQESLLIQLRRKKNDLLPQNPNRLVYSKAIQLLTEHFELIARRRFEQIQISTGWSEDETKQIFAVIQALQPIPGVGNEVQEFVTPDIWVALQPRDTAPPNRIVELDSGKQFFLYLNDATVPDLRISRKYREMFMERNLDTNTKQWLAQKFEAARNFVKAIQSRHKTILDVMEWIIRYQYRFFITGETLIPLTQIQVADRAGCDNSTVSRAIKDKYVETDWGIFPLKHFFSGGLESDFGGDVSTREIKQKLSELIENEDKHNPLTDQSLCDALNGMGYHLARRTVQKYREQLGYPLARFRRTL